The Dermacentor albipictus isolate Rhodes 1998 colony chromosome 2, USDA_Dalb.pri_finalv2, whole genome shotgun sequence genome has a segment encoding these proteins:
- the LOC135914899 gene encoding uncharacterized protein isoform X1, translating to MPSFCAAFGCANTGGRDDVVFHRFPKDKKLAAQWVRAVRRDKFVPTKSTVLCSDHFRDSDYHRSLKTMRAIGIPIKSARLKLGVVPSIFSYKKNTSPPPKAAFAKRRKREILAELLENRAPDEPVPLPSPIEDFEAASVTEAYNEEAEAAIVAQAAGVEQSSPETADKSLQVLIQPVTSCTASQADINKKCNFISRGTQTKPRGVSIGVQVGNFTADVATQVMNVAEPCYESDSDSLSDSEPASDFDDDYNPDNDPCHEPDTCTDSSEDGVILVEKRHLTALFLVCRTCLAPCTYSLRCEGTLTEVCVQCPLGHQLFWRNQDVVNQQPVLNLKLSAALLFSGNNPAATLRMLASIGVEVVTGRTFFNIQRIHLWPAVDKVWREQQKQLFENARGQEVELAGDGRADSPGFSAKFGTYSLMDVANNKVLHVELVQSNEVGGSCHMELEGLKRSLQFLENHSISVKTLVTDRHAQIKAYMRREKPGIRHEFDVWHVAKGVSKKLTAISKRHDCKELQPWVKSIQNHLYWAVASSHSHSEQIVPKWLSLLNHIKDVHIHNSAIFPACLHEETERRQWLSENSKAYERLQAIAASKPLLLDMPKLSTSHQTYGLETFHGLVIHFAPKYCQYSYLGMKARTQLAALHHNENSERGQACRVDGEARWNVKYPKATGGKGIACPVKERTTHKYVEMLLDLVMVEAKNSSSRFKKTRLPMTPLPLCSQFPQVSKDDAVRRRRTRFNK from the exons atgccctcgttctgtgcagcattcggctgcgcgaacacaggcgggcgagacgatgtggtgtttcacaggttcccgaaggacaagaagcttgcagcgcagtgggtacgtgcggtgaggagagataagttcgtgccgacgaaatcaactgtgctgtgctcggaccatttccgcgacagtgactatcatcggagcttgaaaacgatgcgggcaatcggtattccaattaaatcggcgcgactgaagctcggcgttgttccgtctatattctcctacaagaaaaacacctcgccacctccaaaagcggccttcgccaagaggagaaagcgtgag atactagcagagctccttgagaaccgagcccctgatgaacctgttccactaccatcaccaatcgaagattttgaagcagccagtgtgacagAGGCATATAATGAAGAGGCTGAAGCAGCCATTGTGGCACAGGCAGCTGGTGTTGAACAGAGTAGCCCTGAAACTGCAGACAAGAGCCTTCAAGTTCTGATACAACCAGTAACATCTTGCACGGCATCACAAGCAGACATAAACAAAAAGTGCAACTTCATTTCACGTGGGACGCAGACAAAGCCTCGGGGTGTTTCAATCG gtgTCCAGGTTGGCAACTTCACTGCAGATGTTGCTACTCAGGTGATGAATGTGGCAGAGCCATGTTATGAGAGTGACAGTGACAGCCTAAGTGACAGTGAACCTGCTTCTGATTTCGACGACGATTACAATCCTGACAATGACCCTTGCCATGA GCCCGACACCTGTACCGACTCTTCGGAAGATGGAGTAATTTTAGTTGAAAAGAGGCACCTGACCGCATTGTTTCTAGTCTGCCGCACATGCCTTGCTCCTTGCACATACAGTCTTCGCTGTGAAGGGACACTTACAGAGGTGTGTGTTCAGTGCCCACTAGGACACCAGCTATTCTGGAGGAACCAAGACGTTGTAAACCAGCAGCCAGTGCTAAACCTGAAGCTTTCTGCTGCCCTTTTGTTTTCGGGCAATAATCCTGCTGCAACTTTGAGGATGCTGGCTTCTATAGGTGTTGAAGTTGTTACGGGCAGGACCTTCTTCAATATCCAGCGTATTCACCTTTGGCCTGCAGTTGacaaa GTTTGGAGGGAACAACAAAAGCAGCTATTCGAAAATGCCCGTGGCCAAGAAGTTGAGCTTGCAGGGGATGGGCGGGCTGATTCGCCTGGCTTCAGTGCCAAATTTGGCACATACTCTTTGATGGATGTTGCAAACAACAAAGTGCTCCACGTAGAGCTTGTCCAG TCAAATGAGGTAGGCGGCAGCTGCCACATGGAACTGGAGGGTCTTAAGCGTAGCCTTCAGTTCCTAGAAAACCATAGTATCTCTGTGAAGACTCTTGTGACTGACCGGCATGCTCAGATCAAGGCCTATATGCGAAGAGAAaaaccaggaatcaggcatgagTTTGATGTCTGGCACGTCGCAAAAG GTGTCTCCAAAAAATTGACTGCCATTTCAAAGCGACATGACTGCAAGGAACTGCAGCCATGGGTGAAGTCGATTCAAAATCATTTGTATTGGGCAGTCGCATCCAGCCATTCCCACAGCGAGCAGATTGTTCCCAAGTGGTTGTCACTACTAAATCATATTAAGGATGTGCACATTCACAACAGTGCAATATTCCCAGCATGTCTACATGAGGAAACTGAACGCCGTCAGTGGCTCAGTGAGA ACTCTAAGGCATATGAAAGGCTCCAAGCAATTGCGGCTTCAAAGCCCCTTTTATTGGACATGCCCAAGCTATCAACATCACATCAGACCTACGGTCTTGAAACTTTTCATGGACTTGTGATACATTTTGCTCCGAAGTATTGTCAGTACTCATACCTTGGAATGAAGGCAAG AACCCAGTTAGCCGCCTTGCACcacaatgaaaacagtgaaagaGGCCAAGCATGCAGAGTAGATGGTGAAGCCAGGTGGAATGTAAAATATCCAAAGGCTACAGGGGGCAAGGGAATTGCTTGCCCTGTAAAGGAACGGACAACGCACA AATATGTGGAGATGCTTTTGGACCTCGTGATGGTGGAGGCAAAGAATTCGTCATCACGGTTCAAGAAAACTCGGCTCCCGATGACCCCGCTACCATTGTGCAGCCAGTTTCCTCAAGTTTCCAAGGATGATGCTGTGAGACGGAGGAGAACAAGATTCAATAAGTAA
- the LOC135914899 gene encoding uncharacterized protein isoform X2 — MPSFCAAFGCANTGGRDDVVFHRFPKDKKLAAQWVRAVRRDKFVPTKSTVLCSDHFRDSDYHRSLKTMRAIGIPIKSARLKLGVVPSIFSYKKNTSPPPKAAFAKRRKREILAELLENRAPDEPVPLPSPIEDFEAASVTEAYNEEAEAAIVAQAAGVEQSSPETADKSLQVLIQPVTSCTASQADINKKCNFISRGTQTKPRGVSIGVQVGNFTADVATQVMNVAEPCYESDSDSLSDSEPASDFDDDYNPDNDPCHEPDTCTDSSEDGVILVEKRHLTALFLVCRTCLAPCTYSLRCEGTLTEVCVQCPLGHQLFWRNQDVVNQQPVLNLKLSAALLFSGNNPAATLRMLASIGVEVVTGRTFFNIQRIHLWPAVDKVWREQQKQLFENARGQEVELAGDGRADSPGFSAKFGTYSLMDVANNKVLHVELVQSNEVGGSCHMELEGLKRSLQFLENHSISVKTLVTDRHAQIKAYMRREKPGIRHEFDVWHVAKGVSKKLTAISKRHDCKELQPWVKSIQNHLYWAVASSHSHSEQIVPKWLSLLNHIKDVHIHNSAIFPACLHEETERRQWLSENSKAYERLQAIAASKPLLLDMPKLSTSHQTYGLETFHGLVIHFAPKYCQYSYLGMKARTQLAALHHNENSERGQACRVDGEARWNVKYPKATGGKGIACPVKERTTHSRICGDAFGPRDGGGKEFVITVQENSAPDDPATIVQPVSSSFQG; from the exons atgccctcgttctgtgcagcattcggctgcgcgaacacaggcgggcgagacgatgtggtgtttcacaggttcccgaaggacaagaagcttgcagcgcagtgggtacgtgcggtgaggagagataagttcgtgccgacgaaatcaactgtgctgtgctcggaccatttccgcgacagtgactatcatcggagcttgaaaacgatgcgggcaatcggtattccaattaaatcggcgcgactgaagctcggcgttgttccgtctatattctcctacaagaaaaacacctcgccacctccaaaagcggccttcgccaagaggagaaagcgtgag atactagcagagctccttgagaaccgagcccctgatgaacctgttccactaccatcaccaatcgaagattttgaagcagccagtgtgacagAGGCATATAATGAAGAGGCTGAAGCAGCCATTGTGGCACAGGCAGCTGGTGTTGAACAGAGTAGCCCTGAAACTGCAGACAAGAGCCTTCAAGTTCTGATACAACCAGTAACATCTTGCACGGCATCACAAGCAGACATAAACAAAAAGTGCAACTTCATTTCACGTGGGACGCAGACAAAGCCTCGGGGTGTTTCAATCG gtgTCCAGGTTGGCAACTTCACTGCAGATGTTGCTACTCAGGTGATGAATGTGGCAGAGCCATGTTATGAGAGTGACAGTGACAGCCTAAGTGACAGTGAACCTGCTTCTGATTTCGACGACGATTACAATCCTGACAATGACCCTTGCCATGA GCCCGACACCTGTACCGACTCTTCGGAAGATGGAGTAATTTTAGTTGAAAAGAGGCACCTGACCGCATTGTTTCTAGTCTGCCGCACATGCCTTGCTCCTTGCACATACAGTCTTCGCTGTGAAGGGACACTTACAGAGGTGTGTGTTCAGTGCCCACTAGGACACCAGCTATTCTGGAGGAACCAAGACGTTGTAAACCAGCAGCCAGTGCTAAACCTGAAGCTTTCTGCTGCCCTTTTGTTTTCGGGCAATAATCCTGCTGCAACTTTGAGGATGCTGGCTTCTATAGGTGTTGAAGTTGTTACGGGCAGGACCTTCTTCAATATCCAGCGTATTCACCTTTGGCCTGCAGTTGacaaa GTTTGGAGGGAACAACAAAAGCAGCTATTCGAAAATGCCCGTGGCCAAGAAGTTGAGCTTGCAGGGGATGGGCGGGCTGATTCGCCTGGCTTCAGTGCCAAATTTGGCACATACTCTTTGATGGATGTTGCAAACAACAAAGTGCTCCACGTAGAGCTTGTCCAG TCAAATGAGGTAGGCGGCAGCTGCCACATGGAACTGGAGGGTCTTAAGCGTAGCCTTCAGTTCCTAGAAAACCATAGTATCTCTGTGAAGACTCTTGTGACTGACCGGCATGCTCAGATCAAGGCCTATATGCGAAGAGAAaaaccaggaatcaggcatgagTTTGATGTCTGGCACGTCGCAAAAG GTGTCTCCAAAAAATTGACTGCCATTTCAAAGCGACATGACTGCAAGGAACTGCAGCCATGGGTGAAGTCGATTCAAAATCATTTGTATTGGGCAGTCGCATCCAGCCATTCCCACAGCGAGCAGATTGTTCCCAAGTGGTTGTCACTACTAAATCATATTAAGGATGTGCACATTCACAACAGTGCAATATTCCCAGCATGTCTACATGAGGAAACTGAACGCCGTCAGTGGCTCAGTGAGA ACTCTAAGGCATATGAAAGGCTCCAAGCAATTGCGGCTTCAAAGCCCCTTTTATTGGACATGCCCAAGCTATCAACATCACATCAGACCTACGGTCTTGAAACTTTTCATGGACTTGTGATACATTTTGCTCCGAAGTATTGTCAGTACTCATACCTTGGAATGAAGGCAAG AACCCAGTTAGCCGCCTTGCACcacaatgaaaacagtgaaagaGGCCAAGCATGCAGAGTAGATGGTGAAGCCAGGTGGAATGTAAAATATCCAAAGGCTACAGGGGGCAAGGGAATTGCTTGCCCTGTAAAGGAACGGACAACGCACAGTAG AATATGTGGAGATGCTTTTGGACCTCGTGATGGTGGAGGCAAAGAATTCGTCATCACGGTTCAAGAAAACTCGGCTCCCGATGACCCCGCTACCATTGTGCAGCCAGTTTCCTCAAGTTTCCAAGGATGA